GTGCCCCTCCCCTGTATCCCCTCCCCAAACTCTGGCGAGTTTAGGGAGGGGAGCGAAAGGCATCGGATCGGGCCGGGAGGGCGAGCGTCCCCGCGAGCCAAAGCCAACAAGCGGGAGGGCGAGCGTCCCCGCGAGCCGAAAGAACGGGCCGGGCGGGAGCCCGGCGGCTTAGCAAACTTCCAATCTGTCTCGATGGCGAACATCGGTCTGTCTCGGACGATTGTGCCCCTCCCCTGTATCCCCTCCCCAAACTCTGGCGAGTTTGGGGAGGGGAGCGAACGGCATCGGGTCGGACGGGCCGGGCGGGAGCCCGGCGTTCCGACTGGCGTTCTGTTTGAACGGGATTTTTTCGATGTGTAGCACAAAACTGAGCACGAATATCCATCTTTCTGCTTGAAAGATGGTTGGTCAACCAGCGCCGGCAAACCGGCGCACTCCGCAATCCTTACTAAGAATTGCCCGACAAAGGTCGTTGGAATGTGCTGAATGCCGTTCTCGAAGCCGACCTTGAAGAATGCGCCGTCGGTCGTCGCGACCGGGAAGCCAATGTCGGTGATTCGAACGCTATTGGCTCTCAAAACTCCTGCCGCCCGCGTCATGGAGTTCATGTTGCTAAACGACAGAGCGCCGTGAAATCGGGCGTTCTATCGCGGATCGGTCTGATGGTAGCGATGGATGTCCAGATGGCTTTCGTTCGCAGGATTATTGTCTGCAAAGTCGAAGAAAAAGTTGCCGATGATCAGCGACAAGTCGGTATTGCGATAGTCGAGCTCGATGCCCATCGTTACGCGCACATACTGACCGGGTTGAGCCACCAAAGCCGTTACCGGCGCGGTAGGATGGTGATCGGTCTCGATGGCCAGCGGCGGCGGCGCATCGAACGGACCCGACAGATCGACAAAAAGACGCGATGAACCCTGAGAGAGAGCAAGTCCAAAGACTAAGACAAGAAAGCAAACTGCAACAAACCGAATCATTCTACGGCATCCTTTGCCGACTAAGTGATAGTATATGATCCGCCGCAATAAAGCGCGATTCCTTCTTTTTGGGCACGCCCCTTGCAATCGCGCGATTCGTATGGTATCCTAATGGTATACGGGCGTCTACCGGGCGCAAGGAGGGCGTGATCATGTCGGAAAAGGCAAAGGCATTGGAATCGGCTTTGGCGCAGATCGAGCGTCAGTTTGGAAAGGGGGCTTTGATGCGGCTTGGGGATGCCGCTCAGATGCAGATTGAATCGATCCCCACCGGCAGCCTTGCGCTAGATATCGCGCTGGGGGTAGGCGGCATACCGAAGGGTCGCGTGATCGAGATATTCGGCGCAGAATCTTCGGGCAAGACGACCTTGGCGCTGCATATTGTGGCCGAGGCGCAGAAGAGCGGGGGCAATGCCGTCTTCATCGATGCCGAACATGCCTTGGATCCCGAGTACGCCAAGGCGCTGGGGGTCGATATCGACCGTCTCTACGTCGCGCAACCGTCGACCGGCGAAGAAGCGCTCGAAATCATGGACGCCTTAATCCGAAGCGGCGCGTTCGACGCTGTGGCGCTCGACTCGGTGGCCGCGCTGATGCCCAAACAGGAGATGGAGGGCGACATAGGCGATGTTGCCGTAGGCGCGCAGGCCCGACTCATGTCGCAGGCGCTTCGGAAGATCGGCGGATCGTCCGCCAAGGCCAACACTTCAGCCATTTTCATCAATCAGATACGCGAAAAGATCGGCGTTATGTTCGGCAATCCGGAGACGACGCCCGGCGGTCGAGCGCTCAAGTTTTGGGCTTCCGTACGATTAGAAGTGCGCCGTGTGGAGAACATCAAGGCCGGCACGGACGTGATCGGGGCGCGCGCGAGGGTGAAGGTAGTCAAGAATAAGGTTGCGCCGCCTTTCCGCCAGGCCGAGTTCGACATCATCTTCGGCAAAGGCATCTCTCGATCGGGCGATCTGCTGGATTGCGGCCTAAATGCGGGAGTCCTGCAAAAAACGGGCGCCTGGATCAACTTCGAGACGGTGCGCTTGGGTCAGGGCCGGGAAAACGCGCGGCAATATCTGGACGACAATCCAGAGGTAGCCGCCGAAATCGAAAGACTGATCCTTTCCGTTTCATCGGGCGAACTGAGCAAACCGCCGACCATGGCCGCCGTCGATGCCGAAGCAGGAAGTCCTGTAGGCGCCGTCGAATAATAGTCTTACAGGCGAGACGCTTGCGCCTGATGATTATAGGAGCCGGGGTCCGGCATGACGATCGACCAAACGATGGAAGCCAAGCGAGCTGCGGTCAGCTTGCTGAGCATAAGAGACTATTCGACCGAAGAGCTAAAGCAAAGGCTGAACGAAGCGGGGTTTGACGAGGAGTCTGCCGCCGTTGCGATCGCTTATACGCAAGAAAAGGGCTGGCAAAGCGACGAGAAGATCGCCGAGATGCTGATCGACCGTTTGACGCAGATTCGACCCAGCGGCGATGCCAAGATCATTGACGAGTTTCAGTCGCGCGGACTGAAGCCGCCGCCGACCGAACGGTTGCCCAGCGAGTTGGATCGCGCCTGCTTGGCGCTTGCTCAAAAGTACGGCGATGCCCGTTTTGACGCCAAAGCGCTGCAGCGCTGGCGGCTCTTCCTTTCCGGGCGTGGATTTCTGCCTGACGTGATCGACGAAGCCATCCATCGTTGGCGCCCCGGTCTCCTTGACGCAGTCGACGCCTGAGCAACGGTTAGGCGCAGGCTGCCCATCGAGGAGGCAGCGCAATATGAGTTCGTTAGAAACCGCGTTACTATCGTTGCAAGTTCTGACCATCGTCGTCCTTATCGTTGTTTGGATCACAGGGCGACAAGGGCGCGAACGCGCGCTCACCGCCATACAGGAGGCAGAGAGGCTTCGAGCCGAACTGAGCGCCGAAAGAGACCGCTACGAGCGCGAGAAGGAAACGCTCAAGCGGGAAGCCCTGCTGGAAGCAAAAGAGAAAGCGCATAAGCAGTTGGAAGATTCAGAACGGGAAGCCGCCGAAAAACGATCGGAAATCCTTCGGTTAGAGCAAAAGATCCTTCATCAAGAAGAACAACTGGACAAGAAGCTCGAATCCCTTGAAGTCCGTGAGCAAACGGCTAAATCGCTCGAAGACGATCTCTCCAAGAAGCTGGCCGAAGTCGAGCGGCAACAGGCCCGGCATCTGGCCGAATTAGAAAGGGTCAGCGGCCTAACGGTCGAGCAGGCTCGACAGGAGTTCCTCAAACGTATCGAGGACGACGCCTGCCACGAAGCCAGCAGACTCGCTCGTCAGATCGAAGATGCCGCCCGCGAGAAGGCCGAATCGAAGTCCCGAGAAATAATCCTCGACACGATCCAACGATGCACGGTCGAGCACGTCTCTCAGAATACGGTTTCGGTCGTCCATCTGCCCAACGACGATATGAAGGGCCGTATCATCGGACGCGAGGGTCGAAACGTGCGCCACTTTGAGCAAACGGCCGGAGTGGACGTGATTATCGACGATACTCCTGAAGCCGTGGTCATCTCCTGTTTCGATCCCATCAGAAGGGAAATGGCGCGGATCGCCTTGACGAACTTGGTGGTGGACGGACGCATCCATCCTACCCGCATAGAAGAAGAGCACGAGCGCGCCAAGTCGGAGGTCGAGCGCAGAATCTTAACTGCCGGAGAGGACGCCGCGTTTAAGTTAGGGCTCACGGGACTGCATCCCGAGGTCGTTCGCGTAATGGGCCGGCTCAAATACCGCACTAGCTACGCGCAGAACGTGCTCGATCACTCGGTCGAGGTCGCGACGCTGGCCACGACGCTCGCGGGCGAATTGGGCGCGAACACGGCCTTGGTCAAGCGATCGGCCTTTTTGCACGACATCGGCAAAGCGCTGGATCAAGAAGCCGAAGGGCCGCATGCCATTATCGGCGCCGATTTTATTCGCAGGCATGGCGAAAACGAAGCTGTGTGCAACGCGGTAGCAGCCCACCATTACGAGGTCGAGCCGAGAAGCTTAGAGGCGCACATTGTGATCGCGGCCGACTCCATCTCGGCAGCGCGACCGGGCGCTCGGAGGGAGTCGCTCGAAAGCTACATCAAGCGTCTGGAGAAGCTGGAACACATCGCCGATTCCTTTAACGGGGTCGATAAGGCCTATGCGATTCAGGCCGGGCGAGAGATACGCGTGTTGGTGCGACCAGACCGAATCAGCGACGACGAGGCGCACAGCCTTTGCAAGGAGATCGCCAAAAAGATCGAGGAAGAATTAGAGTATCCCGGCCAGATTCGGGTTACCGTGATCCGCGAACTTCGCGCCCACGAGGTGGCTAAGTAGCGATGCGCCTCCTCTTCTTTGGCGACATCGTGGGAAAGCCGGGGCGAAGAGGCGTTGCCGAACTCCTGCCGGTTTGGCGGCAGCGATACGCTCCCGATGCCATCATAGCAAACGGGGAGAATGCGGCGCACGGGCTGGGCATCACGCCGAAGATCGCCGACGAGCTCTTCGAACTCGGGGTCGAGGCTCTCACTCTGGGCAATCACACCTGGCATCACAAGGAGATCATCCCCTATATCGATCAGGAGCCGCGACTTGTCCGCCCGGCCAACTATGCGCCAGGCTGTCCCGGAGCAGGGTATCGAATCTTGAGCGTTCTAGACAAGAAGCTGGCTGTGGTCTCGCTCATTGGGCGAGTCTTTATGGATTCTGCCGATTGTCCCTTTCGCGCGTTCGATCGGCTGGAAAACGAGATCGAAGCCAATGTCCTGTTCGTCGATTTTCATGGCGAGGCGACCAGCGAGAAGATGGCTTTCGCGCTCTATGCGGATGGCCGGGCGAGCGCTGTGATCGGCACGCACACTCATGTGCAGACCGCGGACGAGCAGATTCTTCCGGGCGGCACGGCCTTTTTGACCGACGTTGGCATGTGCGGACCTTGGCGCAGCGTGATCGGGATGGAGGGCGCGGTGATCGTCAATCGATTCTTGACTGGAATGCCCGCCAAGTTCGAGGTGCCGGACAGCAACCCTGTGGTCAGCGCCGTTCTGATCGATTTTGACCGAACGAACGGCAAGGCGCTCGCTATCCAGCGCCTTCAGCATCGTCCGGATCCGGCTGTGCCTTAGGCTGCGGCCTAGGGATGTCGAATCCCGCTTCGTCTACTCTGCCGAGCAAAGACTCCTCCTCGTCAGTCAGTTCAGGTTGCGCAACAGCCTCCTCGCCCGGCGGCGCCTGCAATCCAAACAGGTACTTTAGCACGGGAGCGACCAAGACCGATGTCAGCAGGCTCATCCCAATGATGATCGCATAGACTTCGTCGCTAAATATCCCGTGCGACAGACCCAGGCTGGCCACGATGATGCCCACCTCGCCGCGAGGCACCATACCGACGCCCACGATGGCGGCGCCCCGCCTGCCCAAAGAGAGGGCGCCCAATCCGCATCCTATCAGCTTGCCCGCAATGGCCAAAAGCGTTACAACGAGCAATGAGACCACGACGCTCATCTCGCCAAATTGAGATACGGCAACTTTGGCGCCCGTTACTACAAAGAAGAAGGGCACGATGAAGGCCATGATCGGTTGAATCTGCTTCTCAAGCGCATGCCGCTGCTTTGACTCGGCCATCATCATGCCAGCAAGAAATGCGCCGATAATGGCCGCCAAACCGATGTTGGCCGCCGCCGCGCCCAACCCCAGACAGGCTGCCAGAGACAGCGTCAAGGGCGACAAGGGATTGATCGGAGCGTCCAACAGTTGAGATCGTCGCCCTACCACTCGCAACCCGATAAAAACGATCAGCGCGATAAATCCTAAGGCTTGGACGACCACGATGCTGAGCCGGAACAAATCGACGCCCTTGTCCTCTTGGAGAGAGGTTACAATGCCCAGCAACAGCATGGCCAGGATGTCGTCGATGACCGCCGCGCCTAATATCACTCGGCTCTCGATCCGTCCCAAGACGCCCAAGTCGTGCAGCACTCTGGCTGTGATGCCCGCCGAGGTGGCCACAAATGCGGCGGCAATGAACATCGACTTTGCGGTGGGATAGCCCGACCAATGCGCCCACAAGGCGCCCATGACGAACGGAACCACAATGCCTAAAACTCCGACCGTCATGGCCGACCGGCCGACCTTTTTCAGGTCGCCGGCCCGGGTTTCCAAGCCTACAGAGAATAAGAGGATCACCGCCCCTATCTCGGCGAGCGCCTCCATAGGGGCATTGATCGCCAGCCAGCCGAGCACAGAGGGACCGATAATCGCCCCCGCTGTAATCTCGCCGACAACGGCCGGCAGCTTAGCGCGTTGGGCGACCTCTGCGCCAACCTGAGCCGCGATGTAACAGGTGAATAATCCGAGGAGGATGCCAGAATCTGCAGCCATCTGACTTTCGAAGTTCTCTGTCCGAAGGACGACTCCTGTCTGCGGCTATAATTCTCGCTGTCATGCGGCTTCCAAAACCTCGCGGACTCCTCCGAATCGAGAACCGAACATCAAGAGCCGTCTTCTGGATTGCGACCGGCGCTCTGGTGTTCTTGGTCGTTCTCGCGGCACTCTCAGGAATTCGGCCAGCCGCATGGGCGGCCTTTGGACTTTGGCTCTTCGCGAACGTTCTGCTCTCGTCTATCGGCATCGTCTGGGGCGCGTTGCATCCCAGGTGCCTTATCTTGGTGGCGCCGACCGCATGGCGTTGGAGCTTCTGGACGGCGCTGGCCAACTGTCTGTGGGCGCCCGGAATGTTGGATCGAGCGCTAGCGGAGTCGTATCAAACGTCCATGTCTGCCGGGCTGAGCGCGCTCGTTTCCCTTTTTGCCTTTGTGTTTCTCCTGCCGCTTGGCATCTTTCTGACCTACACCGCCGCCAGTGTTGGCGCAATGGTCGTTGGAAACCACCCCGATCAACGGCAAGAGGCGGTACGGGCGGCCCATGCCGCATGGTCATGGGCATGGCTGGGGATTCTGACATTGTTAGCGCTGGCCTATATGCCGGTAGCAGCGGCCTACAATGCGATCGCGGCCGCAATGATCATCGGCTCTCCGGTTTTGGCCGTCGCTACGAACGCAATGTTGCGGGCCAAAGGCCTGACCGCCGGAGACGTGCTCAGAGGTTGGAGCCGAAAGCTAAGCCAGAAACTGACCGTCCAAAGGCGTTCCGGACGACGGTTGGACCTCCGCGGCGCCGCCCTGGGGCTCATCGCCGGCATGGCCTCCTTACTGATCGCCAGCGCCTATGCGCTCAACCCGCTGCAAGCTTGGGCATTGCTCTGGGCCGTGCAGTTCAGAAACGCCCCGCTCATTTCAGAGCGACCGAACAACACGCTCTATGCCTCGATCGACCCAAAGGCGGTCGAGTCGCAAGATCAGATCGTGTTAGTGGAATGGGACGACGAAAGCAGACGGCGCGCCGTGTCCGACAGTTCGATATCGAAACTAATGGCCGAAGCGGTCGATAAACTTAAGGCCGCCAAGAGGGTGATTCTGTTTGCGCCGTTGGTCGATCCCAACGCTCAGACCAGCGAGCCGGTAGTCGTGCCGGGTCCCGAATCGATCAAGCGCGCCGAAAGGGACATGCCGCTGGTAGCCGATGCGATGAAGCGCGCCAAGAACGTGCTCTTGGGTCTGCCTGGAAAAGACCTGCCGGCGACAGGGAGCCGCTACGTCGGCCCCTTGGATTCGGGATATTTAATCTTTGCGGCCTCGGCCATCGGCACGTCCGACTTGACCGCCTTCAAGTCGGGACGGCTTCCCGCTATCGAGGTCAATCCGCCCGTCGGGGCACGCTCGATAGCGCTGGTCGCCGCGGATCGTTCGTCCGTCGACGGACGAGAGATCTCTCGGGGACGCGCATTGATCGACTTTGCCAGCCCAAGGCCCGGCTCGGGGTTTCGGCGCATATCGCTTTCCACTGTGCTTTCGGGACACGATCTGGCGCTTCATGCTCGGGAGGCGGGCAGTTTCTCGCTCGCGTTGGGAGACGAATCGTCGATGGAAGCCAAACCGGGCATGGCGACCTGGGTAAAGCCCGAGGAGTTCTTTAAGGAGAAGATCGTCTTCCTAACTCCTATCTACACTCACTTGAGAGAGACGCCGATCGGCATGATGAGCGATGCCGAAACGCTGGCCCATGCGACCTCGACCGCTTTGGCCGACCGGTTCATCAGCACGCCCGCAGGCTGGCAAACGATCGCCATCGTGCTCCTTGCAGGAATGATCGTCGGGGTGCTGTGCCAGAATCGCGACCCGTTGCTGGCCAGCTGGCGATCCTTGGCCGTGGTCTTCTTGGCGGCCACGCTCACTATCTTCATGTTCCTCTTCCAGCGAACATGGATCGACCCCGTCGCACCCGCCGTGGCTGCTCTTATCAGTTACTTTGCCGTTACGCAGTTCACGTTCGGCCTCAGGCGATCGGACTTGGAGCGCAATCGCGGATTGTTGCAGCGATTCGTCGCGCCGCAGGTTATCGACGAGCTTTTGGACGACCCCGAGAGCAACTTGGGACTGGGCGGCACGCGAAGGCAAATTTGTGTGCTCTTTGCCGACATTCGCAACTTTACGCCCTTTGCCGAGCAGGTTTCGCCAGAAGAGGTCGTTCGGATCACCAACCTGTACATGACCGCGCTGACCGACGCGCTGCACCAGCACGGCGGCCTGTTAGACAAGTACACGGGCGATGGTTTGATGGCGCTGTTCCGAGTCGAGAACGACCCCAAAGTAACGGTGCAAAGCGCCGTGGCCGCAGCCTTGGCCATGCATAAGGCTGCTCTCGTATGCGCCGAACGGATGCGCGCAGAAAAACTGGAACCGTTGGAAATCGGCATCGGCCTGCATTATGGCGAGGCGGTCGTCGGGCTGATCGGCAACCCTAATCAGTTCAACTACACGGCGCTCGGACACACGGTCGTGGTCAGCCATCGATTGCAGACATTGGCACGGGGCGGCGACACAGTGCTCAGCGAGGAGACCTATCTGCTCATCAACGACCAGTTTTCTGCAGAAGCCGACGAACCGGTGCAGATTAAGGGTCTCTCGCAAAGCGTCAGGCCCTACCGAATATCGCAAAAACCAGCCTTGCTGCCTTAGCCGTTCTTTCGCAGTACGGCGCCCGGTCGCGCGCCCGTCAGCTCGCCGTCGCGCAAAACCCAGCGGCCGTTGACGATCAGTCCGGCGATTCCTTCTGACAGTTGATGCGGCTCGGTAAAGGTCGAGCGATCTTGTATCCGCTCGGCATCAAAGATCGCCACGTCGGCCCGATTGCCTGTCCTTAGCAGCCCGCGATCCCGAAGGCCTAACCGCCGAGCGGGCATTCCGGTCATCTTATAGACGGCTTGTTCCAAGGTCAACAGGCGTTCTTCTCTGCAATAGGTTGACAAGACCCTGGGGAACGCGCCATAACAACGGGGGTGCGGGCGTTCTTTGCCCATCGATCCAAACGGATCGTAGCCGACGGCGTCCGATCCCACCATGACGAGAGGATGCTTGAGCACAGTGCGAACGTCATCCTCGGAGATTGCGAAGTAGGCGACGCTCGCATGACCGTGCTCTTCGACCAAAAAGTCGATCACGAACTCCTCGGGCGCCTTCCGCTCTGATCGAGCGACTTCGGCGACGGATTTGCCCTGCCATTCGCGATGCGTGCGGCAAGAACCGATGGAGGCCGCCTCATAGTCCAGGTCGGCCTGGCGCATCTCGCCGATGATTCTCGCCCGCGCGTCGGCATCGATCAGTCTCCGCATCGATTCCTCAGGCGTGCCGTCCCGCGCCCAAGCGGGCAACAGCGCGACCATCATCGATGTTTGAAAGGCCGTGTAAGGGTAGACATCGGCCATGATGTCCATTCCGTTGGCACATTCCTCCTCGATCCTGGCCAATGTGCGATTCACCTTGCCCCAATTCTTTCGCCCCTCGGCCTTGTGATGAGACAGTTGCAGCGGAACCTGGGCCCGCTTGCAGATTTCGATCGCCTCTTCGACGCACTCTTCCAGAAAGTCGCCCTCGCTCTTCAGGTGGCTGGTGTAGTAGCCGTTGCCTTCGGCGGCGATTTTGGTCAGTTCCACCAGTTCGTCCGTCTCGGCAAACGATCCGGGCGTGTACTCCAGACCGGTCGAGAAGCCCCACGCGCCCGCCTCCATGCAATCCGCGACTTCTCGCTTCATGGCCAGCATCTCGCCCTCGTCCGGCGCTCTCTGAGCAAACTCCATCGCTTGCTTGCGCAACGTGCCATGAGCGCACAATGGCAAGTAGTTGATCGCAATGCCGGTCTCCTCGACTCGCTTCAGATGACCCGCCAAGCCCTTCCAATCGACCTCGACGCCGTGCGGCTTCAGCCATCGCTGCTCCATTGAAAAGACCGGCGAATCGTCCACCTGGCCGCCGCCAATGCCGCAATTGCCGACCACGACCGAACCGATCCCCTGATAAACCATGCTCACTTGGCACGGATTGTGCAGGATCGATAGATCGCAATGGGTGTGCACATCGATAAAGGCTGGGCAAATTACAAGGCTCGCGGCGTCATACTCGACGCCCGCCGCCCAGTCGGACAAATTGCCCATAGCAACGATCTTGTCGTCCAAAATCGCCAGGTCGGCTTGGGTTCCCGGCGCCCCGCTGCCGTCGACCAAAAGGCCATGGCGAAGCAGAATGTCGCATCGGAGGGAACTCATTCGGGAATTCTACCCGTCGGTATAATGTTGATTTGGAAAGGAGGACGTTCGCCCAATGGGCTTTAGCAAACTCTATTTGACGCTGGCAGCCTTAGCAACTATCAGCCTCTGCGGCCATGCGGTATTGACCGAAGAGGAGCCGAACGACGGCCCCGCTCAGGCGCAGACGATCGCCCGAGGAGCGACGGGCTGGTCGGACTTTGGCAACTTTCAGTTGGGCCCCCAGGACAACGACCTCGACTGGTTCAAGGTTCAGTTGGAAGCCGGGGAACAGATCGTGCTGCAGACGGACGGTTTGTCCTGCGGCGATACCGACACGGTAGTGGCCGTCATCAACCCGGACGGCACGCAGGTAGTGGCCTTTAACGACGACGGCGGACCCGGATTTGGCTCGCGCATCGAGCATATCGTTACACAATCTGGACTTTACTACATTGCGGTCGTCGGCTTTCACGACGTGGTCGGACAGGCCAGCGTCGACTACTATCTGGCCGATCATCCCGAAAACGGATGTTATCGATTTGACATTCTGATTCAAGAAGCGCCGCCGCTGCCCATCGCCATCGAGCTTCGGGACGGCAATTCGCTCTTCTTCATCGGCCCTAACTTCATATCCGGCAGCAGCATCCGCACGGGCGGGTCGGGCGGCTTGGGCGATCACAAGTCGGGCGCGCTAGACCACATGTTCCAACATTGGTATTGGTATCGGGCTACCGGCATGAGCCGAGAGTTTGCGATTTCGAACTTTGTGAGCGCCGATGTGGTCTCTCCGAGAGAAACCAGCGTCTTCTATCGCGAGCCAGAGGGCATCGACTTTGACACCAACTGGCAAATCCGAGAGATGGGCCAAGACCCGGACGGCAACTTCAGAAACTACGTCCAGATTACGATTCGGGCTATGAACCGAACTGCGCTCCCCACGACTCTCGATCTTTTCTCCTACTCAGATTACGACCTGGACATCACCTCGAACGACGATTCGGCCCAGTCGCCCAGGCCCAACCACATTCAGATCGTCGATATTGCCATTGTGAACAAGATTTCCAACAGCCAGCCCTTCGCTTGGCAGATCGGTCAATGGCCCGCCATCAGGAACTCTTTGGCCGACGGATTTGTTACGAATCTAACAAACGGCGTCTCTCCATTCGGCCCAGGCGACTTTTCGGGCGCGATGCAGCAGCGGATGGCTTTGCAGCCTGGCGCGACCGAGACGACCGTCATTTATCTATGTTTGAACATGGGGCTGCCCGGCGATACGAACGGGGATGCTTGCGTGGACGATGTTGACTTGGCGCAAGTCTTAAGTTTGTTCGGCCTGTCGGATCAAGATGCAGGGTACGATTTGGAGGCCGACTTCAACCGAGACGGCATCATTGACGACACGGACTTAGCGATTGTGTTAGACTTCTTCGGCGTCGGATGTTAATATAAGGAGAACCTTGCGGTGATAAAAAGCGGACTGTTGGCCCTTCTCTTCTCTCTTGTCGCTCTCCCTAGCTTGGCCATTTTGACCGAGCAAGAACCAAACAACAACCCTTCGGAAGCTCAGACGATCACCCCAGTCGGCTCGTTCTACACCGATTTCGGCGATTTTGCGCTCGATCCGATGGGCGACAGAGACTGGTTCAAGGTGCCGCTTTTGGCAGGGCAGCA
Above is a genomic segment from Armatimonadota bacterium containing:
- a CDS encoding pre-peptidase C-terminal domain-containing protein, whose protein sequence is MGFSKLYLTLAALATISLCGHAVLTEEEPNDGPAQAQTIARGATGWSDFGNFQLGPQDNDLDWFKVQLEAGEQIVLQTDGLSCGDTDTVVAVINPDGTQVVAFNDDGGPGFGSRIEHIVTQSGLYYIAVVGFHDVVGQASVDYYLADHPENGCYRFDILIQEAPPLPIAIELRDGNSLFFIGPNFISGSSIRTGGSGGLGDHKSGALDHMFQHWYWYRATGMSREFAISNFVSADVVSPRETSVFYREPEGIDFDTNWQIREMGQDPDGNFRNYVQITIRAMNRTALPTTLDLFSYSDYDLDITSNDDSAQSPRPNHIQIVDIAIVNKISNSQPFAWQIGQWPAIRNSLADGFVTNLTNGVSPFGPGDFSGAMQQRMALQPGATETTVIYLCLNMGLPGDTNGDACVDDVDLAQVLSLFGLSDQDAGYDLEADFNRDGIIDDTDLAIVLDFFGVGC